The following coding sequences lie in one Lolium perenne isolate Kyuss_39 chromosome 2, Kyuss_2.0, whole genome shotgun sequence genomic window:
- the LOC127334085 gene encoding uncharacterized protein — MPPKGNGAPKGNGAPKRHGSPLYPAGSPKYNLSKAKKLCPKADKRRASWNRGLEKALVELLQEHNNPYHRGQNGWSSETWNMMVKCFNSRHKHVQFTKSQIQDKEKDLKRDYRMLRGARKQSGVGWDEERCMIQAEPHLWDNLEISFGKRIKKFRKNGYFPLYDLLASLYESQIAEGNLNFTSMAEPSERDEEITTIESDGEHDDGRELEKVVPVDEDFQVTSERDESTSAVGVAKEKLKISKKPKRSPKKPNQSSGDALVGVMKRFVDIKEKEINKDDTVDFSITRCMAELRNLEGVTGDLKVKCYNIFKCAKSCEIFINVIAEKDGSALAWLKSQIGMPLPN, encoded by the exons ATGCCTCCAAAAGGAAATGGCGCTCCAAAAGGAAATGGTGCTCCAAAAAGACATGGCTCACCACTCTATCCGGCAGGATCTCCAAAGTACAATTTGAGTAAGGCGAAAAAACTATGTCCAAAAG CTGATAAGCGAAGGGCGTCATGGAATCGTGGACTTGAGAAGGCTCTTGTGGAGCTACTCCAAGAGCACAACAATCCATACCATAGAGGCCAGAACGGGTGGAGCAGCGAAACATGGAATATGATGGTTAAATGCTTCAACTCCCGGCACAAACACGTGCAGTTCACAAAGTCTCAGATCCAAGACAAAGAAAAGGATCTCAAGAGAGACTATAGGATGTTGAGGGGTGCAAGGAAGCAGAGTGGCGTCGGGTGGGACGAGGAGAGATGCATGATACAAGCAGAGCCACACCTTTGGGATAACTTAGAAATT TCTTTTGGCAAAAGAATCAAGAAGTTCAGGAAAAATGGATATTTCCCTCTCTATGATTTGCTTGCATCACTCTATGAAA GTCAAATTGCAGAGGGGAACCTCAACTTTACATCTATGGCAGAGCCATCAGAGAGAGATGAGGAAATCACAACTATAGAAAGTGATGGTGAGCATGATGATGGAAGAGAGTTGGAGAAGGTGGTGCCTGTAGATGAGGATTTCCAAGTGACTTCTGAGAGAGATGAATCCACAAGTGCTGTTGGTGTTGCAAAAGAGAAGCTGAAGATTTCTAAGAAGCCCAAGCGAAGTCCTAAGAAGCCCAATCAGAGTAGTGGAGATGCTCTAGTAGGAGTGATGAAGAGATTTGTTGatatcaaagaaaaagaaatcaacaaggaTGATACAGTGGATTTCTCAATTACCAGATGCATGGCAGAGTTGAGAAACTTGGAAGGGGTCACAGGGGATTTGAAAGTCAAATGCTATAATATCTTCAAATGTGCAAAAAGTTGTGAGATTTTCATCAATGTCATTGCAGAGAAAGATGGAAGTGCTCTGGCTTGGCTTAAAAGTCAGATAGGTATGCCTCTGCCTAATTAA